A region of Oceanicoccus sp. KOV_DT_Chl DNA encodes the following proteins:
- a CDS encoding phosphoribosyl-ATP diphosphatase → MSDVLAQLATILAQRKQDADPESSYVASLHHKGLNKILEKVGEEANETIIAAKDAQHSGDNSDVIYETADLWFHSLVMLSELGANSDDVLTELARRFNLSGLEEKASRNK, encoded by the coding sequence ATGAGTGATGTATTAGCACAACTGGCCACAATTTTAGCGCAACGCAAACAGGATGCAGATCCAGAGTCATCCTATGTCGCCAGCTTGCACCACAAAGGTTTGAACAAAATTCTGGAAAAAGTAGGCGAAGAAGCCAATGAAACAATCATTGCCGCTAAAGACGCTCAACACAGTGGCGACAATAGCGATGTTATCTATGAAACCGCAGATTTATGGTTTCACAGCCTGGTCATGTTGTCAGAGCTGGGCGCCAATAGCGATGACGTATTAACTGAACTAGCGCGACGATTTAATCTTTCCGGCTTGGAAGAAAAAGCCAGCCGTAACAAGTAA
- the tatC gene encoding twin-arginine translocase subunit TatC: MNDTADHNPQQDDTQPLVAHLTELRDRLLRCILAILVVFFSLFYFANDIYYFVSEPLRSLLPEGTSMIATEIASPFLTPFKLTMVASVIVAMPFLLYQIWSFIAPGMYQSEKRIAIPLLISSIVLFYAGLAFAYYVVFPLVFGFFSTIGPEGVNYTPDIARFLDMVLKLFFAFGIAFEIPIATVLVIWAGITTPQALAEKRPYIIVGCFIFGMLLTPPDIISQALLAIPMWCLFELGVFFGRFVSARKDTENP, from the coding sequence ATGAACGATACTGCCGACCACAACCCGCAACAAGATGACACCCAACCATTAGTCGCCCACTTAACCGAACTACGGGACCGCTTACTGCGCTGTATTCTGGCAATTCTTGTTGTGTTTTTCAGTTTGTTTTATTTTGCCAACGATATTTATTATTTTGTCTCAGAACCACTGCGTTCGCTACTGCCGGAAGGCACCAGCATGATCGCCACCGAAATCGCTTCGCCCTTTTTAACACCTTTTAAATTGACGATGGTTGCCTCTGTTATAGTCGCCATGCCTTTTTTGCTGTATCAAATCTGGTCGTTTATTGCTCCGGGCATGTATCAATCTGAAAAACGCATCGCCATTCCGCTGCTAATTTCAAGTATTGTTTTGTTCTATGCCGGCCTCGCATTTGCTTATTATGTAGTGTTTCCACTGGTGTTTGGTTTTTTCTCCACCATTGGACCGGAAGGCGTAAACTACACACCCGATATCGCCCGCTTTCTCGATATGGTATTAAAATTATTTTTTGCCTTTGGTATCGCTTTCGAAATTCCTATCGCTACCGTACTAGTGATTTGGGCCGGAATTACAACGCCGCAAGCCCTTGCTGAAAAACGCCCTTATATCATTGTCGGCTGCTTTATCTTCGGCATGTTACTCACTCCCCCCGATATTATTTCGCAAGCTTTACTCGCCATCCCTATGTGGTGCTTATTTGAACTAGGTGTCTTCTTTGGACGTTTTGTTAGCGCCAGAAAAGACACCGAAAACCCGTAG
- a CDS encoding SCP2 domain-containing protein → MVISNTLHTAALGGLELAANKALQLDPSTQAKLSALKDHIFLLQCTAPKLNFYLIPGAGEVRICGMFDGKADTAITGSATEFAKLATAADPASALINGELELHGDSQALITLQKIIKQLDLDWEAPLANIFGDVVGHGLGQGLRQGFSFSKQALQGLKRQFDEFIVEESELVPARWQVDQFFNEVDQLSMRTERLQAQLKKYKQRLQK, encoded by the coding sequence ATGGTTATTAGCAATACCTTGCATACGGCAGCTCTCGGCGGTCTTGAGCTAGCTGCCAATAAGGCCTTACAATTAGACCCGTCCACACAAGCAAAATTATCTGCACTCAAAGATCATATTTTTTTACTGCAGTGCACCGCCCCCAAGCTCAATTTTTATTTAATTCCCGGCGCGGGAGAAGTGCGTATCTGCGGTATGTTTGATGGTAAAGCTGATACGGCCATCACCGGCAGCGCCACTGAATTTGCCAAGTTGGCGACTGCTGCCGATCCTGCCAGCGCCCTCATTAATGGCGAGCTGGAATTACACGGTGACAGCCAGGCTCTCATCACGCTGCAAAAAATCATCAAGCAATTAGATCTCGATTGGGAAGCGCCATTAGCTAACATTTTTGGCGATGTTGTGGGTCACGGCTTGGGCCAAGGTCTGCGCCAGGGTTTCAGTTTCAGCAAACAAGCGCTACAGGGTTTAAAACGCCAGTTCGATGAGTTTATTGTTGAAGAAAGTGAACTGGTACCTGCACGCTGGCAAGTCGATCAATTCTTTAACGAGGTTGATCAGCTCTCTATGCGTACCGAGCGTCTGCAAGCCCAACTGAAAAAATATAAACAGCGGCTACAAAAATAA
- a CDS encoding VacB/RNase II family 3'-5' exoribonuclease, translating to MLDNNTLSQLKQLKQEIEDSKEYAEGIVKGTQRKFGFVVLSDDREIYLNPEEMLKVLPGDSVKILITTEENKKNKDAKPKTSGTIEKLISSTLKEFSGRYIVKGQGHFVEPDLPQLSRWIFIPPQARKNAKAGDFIHCKIHRHPYPEAKPQAKILEVIGAADRDGIEADYIINKFQLTPQWPTDWQQSLLSIDETSRQDITSTPFITIDAASTVDMDDALYASSTDQGWQLQIAIADPNALIKPESALDKAIKQQATSVYLPGKAIAMLPAELANEQCSLMPDQIRPALVCQIEIKQDGSISGYKIIEALIKSQAKLSYFEVANCLDHAEVNENCNPHSSCLAALKALSDALSRHRQQHNLVIPNRQEYRLVLNQQLKLDHIELQQKSSAHQLVEECMIAANRCASDMLGDSGIFISHPGFRKERLADVKKLAEEQLALTDCDFSTPEGYRQLMNAIDDEALNFPLRSVLSRLLERSRLTAKPQPHYGMGMQSYTTFTSPIRKYSDLLVHRIIKAKLQKQSQPVVDEQTIAALQLAQDKVRQAYYQLEQWLKCQYMKPLVGKEFSGTVSQINSNGFSVRLDEHLIEGFIETKLLNEKYSFDPMRLKLTSKSQTVQLDQTITVQVKEVDCKQRTIRYTLAAVAAAAESIAS from the coding sequence ATGTTAGACAACAACACCCTTTCCCAACTTAAACAGCTGAAGCAAGAAATTGAAGATAGCAAAGAATACGCTGAAGGCATTGTTAAAGGCACCCAGCGTAAATTTGGGTTTGTGGTTTTGAGTGATGACCGCGAAATCTACCTTAACCCTGAAGAAATGCTAAAAGTTTTACCAGGCGATAGCGTTAAAATATTAATCACTACCGAAGAAAACAAAAAAAACAAGGACGCCAAACCCAAAACCAGTGGCACCATTGAAAAATTAATTAGCTCTACACTTAAGGAGTTTTCCGGACGCTATATTGTTAAAGGACAAGGTCATTTTGTCGAGCCAGACTTACCACAACTAAGCCGCTGGATTTTTATCCCACCACAGGCACGTAAAAATGCTAAAGCCGGCGACTTTATTCACTGCAAGATTCACCGTCACCCCTACCCGGAAGCAAAACCACAGGCAAAAATTTTAGAAGTCATTGGAGCTGCGGATAGAGATGGTATTGAGGCCGACTACATTATCAATAAATTTCAACTCACACCCCAGTGGCCCACCGACTGGCAGCAAAGCTTATTGAGCATTGACGAAACATCAAGACAGGATATAACCAGCACACCATTTATTACGATTGACGCTGCCTCTACAGTCGATATGGACGATGCGCTATATGCAAGCTCCACCGATCAAGGCTGGCAATTGCAAATCGCTATAGCGGACCCCAATGCGCTCATTAAACCTGAATCAGCGCTGGATAAAGCTATTAAACAACAAGCGACTTCCGTTTATCTGCCCGGCAAAGCCATTGCCATGCTGCCAGCTGAACTGGCCAACGAACAATGTTCGCTGATGCCAGACCAGATTCGCCCGGCGCTGGTTTGCCAAATTGAAATCAAGCAGGATGGTAGCATTAGCGGCTATAAAATTATTGAAGCTCTGATTAAATCCCAGGCCAAGCTCAGCTATTTTGAAGTAGCCAACTGTTTAGACCACGCTGAAGTTAATGAAAACTGCAACCCGCATAGCAGCTGCCTAGCCGCATTGAAAGCCTTAAGCGATGCATTATCACGGCATCGCCAACAACATAATTTAGTTATCCCTAATCGACAAGAATACCGGCTGGTACTTAATCAGCAGCTAAAACTTGACCATATAGAGCTGCAACAAAAAAGTAGTGCTCACCAATTGGTAGAAGAATGCATGATCGCAGCCAACCGCTGTGCATCTGATATGTTGGGCGACAGTGGTATTTTTATCAGCCATCCGGGTTTTCGCAAAGAGCGATTAGCCGATGTTAAAAAACTGGCTGAGGAGCAATTAGCGTTAACGGATTGCGATTTTTCAACGCCGGAAGGCTATAGACAGTTAATGAACGCCATTGATGACGAAGCACTGAACTTTCCTTTGCGCTCAGTGCTGAGCCGATTACTGGAACGCAGCAGACTAACAGCAAAGCCACAACCGCACTACGGTATGGGCATGCAATCTTACACCACCTTTACTTCACCGATTCGTAAATACAGTGACTTGCTGGTGCACCGAATTATTAAAGCCAAGCTTCAAAAGCAATCACAACCCGTAGTGGATGAGCAAACTATCGCTGCATTGCAACTCGCTCAAGATAAGGTTCGACAGGCATACTATCAACTTGAGCAATGGTTAAAGTGCCAATATATGAAGCCATTAGTTGGAAAAGAATTTAGCGGCACAGTATCGCAAATTAATAGCAACGGCTTTAGCGTGCGACTGGATGAACACTTAATAGAAGGGTTTATTGAAACTAAATTGCTAAATGAAAAATACAGTTTTGACCCCATGCGATTAAAGCTAACTAGCAAATCACAAACCGTTCAACTGGATCAGACTATCACTGTGCAAGTCAAAGAGGTCGATTGCAAACAGCGGACTATCCGCTACACCTTGGCAGCAGTGGCTGCTGCTGCAGAAAGTATCGCTAGCTAA
- the ubiE gene encoding bifunctional demethylmenaquinone methyltransferase/2-methoxy-6-polyprenyl-1,4-benzoquinol methylase UbiE — MSNPDNKTDNTHFGYQTVRTEQKQSLVAGVFHSVAAKYDVMNDLMSAGIHRVWKRFTIELSGVRTGHQVLDIAGGTGDLAAKFSKIVGPEGRVVLADINDSMLKVGRDKLIDSGIVSNIEYAQANAEALPFPDNTFDCITIAFGLRNVTDKDKALRSMLRVLKPGGRLLVLEFSKPQNELLSKVYDGYSFNILPKIGKLITDDEDSYRYLAESIRMHPDQNTLKAMMEDAGFARCEFHNMTGGIVAVHKGLKP; from the coding sequence ATGTCCAACCCTGACAACAAAACTGATAACACCCACTTTGGCTATCAAACGGTTCGTACTGAGCAAAAACAAAGCCTGGTAGCCGGTGTCTTTCATTCTGTGGCAGCCAAGTACGATGTCATGAATGACTTGATGTCGGCGGGCATCCACCGAGTCTGGAAACGCTTTACCATTGAATTATCCGGTGTTCGCACTGGCCATCAAGTATTGGATATTGCCGGCGGTACCGGCGACCTAGCCGCCAAATTCAGCAAGATCGTTGGGCCCGAAGGACGTGTGGTACTGGCCGATATCAATGACTCCATGCTCAAAGTAGGCCGCGATAAACTGATTGATAGCGGTATTGTTAGCAATATCGAATACGCGCAAGCCAATGCCGAAGCGCTGCCCTTCCCCGATAATACGTTTGACTGCATCACAATCGCATTTGGTCTGCGTAACGTAACGGATAAAGATAAAGCACTGCGTTCAATGCTGCGAGTACTTAAACCCGGTGGCCGGCTGTTAGTACTGGAATTTTCCAAACCACAAAATGAATTACTCAGCAAAGTCTATGACGGTTACAGCTTTAATATTTTGCCCAAAATCGGCAAACTAATTACTGACGACGAAGACAGTTACCGCTATTTAGCCGAAAGCATCCGCATGCATCCAGATCAAAATACCCTAAAAGCGATGATGGAAGACGCTGGCTTTGCCCGCTGCGAATTCCACAATATGACCGGCGGCATCGTGGCGGTACACAAAGGGCTGAAGCCTTAA
- the hisI gene encoding phosphoribosyl-AMP cyclohydrolase — translation MNTDNKQSEVAQHFLDEVRWTSDGLVPAIAQDYQSNDILMVAWMNREALALTVSEQRAIYWSRSRQKLWRKGEESGNVQRIKEIRLDCDQDVIMLKVEQLGGIACHTGRRSCFYRRLENGSWQSVEKVIKDPTEMYQADKPTNESEKS, via the coding sequence ATGAACACTGACAACAAACAATCTGAAGTAGCACAGCATTTCCTCGATGAAGTGCGCTGGACCAGCGACGGTTTAGTGCCGGCTATCGCTCAGGATTATCAAAGCAACGATATTCTGATGGTGGCGTGGATGAATCGTGAAGCCCTGGCACTGACAGTCAGCGAGCAGCGGGCTATTTACTGGTCTCGCTCACGGCAAAAACTGTGGCGCAAAGGGGAAGAGTCCGGCAACGTACAACGGATTAAAGAAATTCGTCTCGATTGTGATCAGGATGTAATCATGCTTAAGGTTGAACAGCTTGGGGGGATCGCCTGTCACACCGGTCGCCGCAGCTGTTTCTATCGACGACTGGAAAACGGCAGTTGGCAGAGCGTGGAGAAAGTGATTAAAGACCCCACCGAGATGTATCAGGCTGATAAGCCAACTAACGAAAGTGAAAAATCATGA
- the tatB gene encoding Sec-independent protein translocase protein TatB: protein MFDIGFQELLLIGVIALVIMGPERLPGAVRSASMWIARLRRSFQQIKNDIEREIGADDIKQQLHNESIMQSLEQTKSNILDTANSLKPDMDKLQYDISDIVKSETAATDTESAAEEERKNTQHNPTKTL from the coding sequence ATGTTTGATATCGGTTTTCAAGAGCTACTGCTCATTGGCGTTATTGCTTTAGTCATTATGGGGCCAGAACGGCTACCTGGCGCCGTGCGCTCAGCGTCGATGTGGATTGCACGATTACGCCGTAGTTTTCAGCAAATTAAAAATGACATCGAGCGGGAAATTGGTGCCGACGACATAAAACAGCAGCTACATAATGAATCCATTATGCAAAGTTTGGAACAAACAAAAAGCAATATTTTGGATACGGCCAATTCGTTAAAACCCGATATGGATAAACTCCAATACGACATCAGCGATATCGTCAAATCGGAAACCGCGGCAACAGATACAGAATCTGCCGCTGAAGAAGAACGGAAAAACACACAACACAACCCGACTAAAACTCTCTAG
- a CDS encoding PIN domain-containing protein — protein MEKIYVLDTNVLLHDPMALYAFNEHRVVIPMTVLEELDTIKDRKDKDVSREARIAINAIDNILTDASPKEIQDGVEIPDTALQGEVGRLAIFPDQLINHDNEAPYLDGSPQQANDNRIINVALHLQTKNPSSYVCLVTKDINMRLKAKGSGLENVEDYRKDRVIDDIDLMSRGYETIEGIFGIRWPR, from the coding sequence ATGGAAAAAATTTATGTCCTTGACACCAATGTTTTACTGCATGACCCCATGGCGTTGTATGCTTTTAATGAACATCGCGTGGTGATCCCTATGACGGTTTTGGAGGAGCTCGATACGATAAAGGACAGAAAGGATAAAGATGTAAGCCGTGAGGCCCGTATTGCGATTAATGCCATTGATAATATATTGACAGATGCTTCGCCGAAAGAAATTCAGGATGGGGTAGAGATTCCCGATACCGCTTTGCAAGGTGAAGTGGGTCGGTTGGCGATATTCCCTGATCAATTGATTAATCACGATAACGAAGCGCCTTATTTAGATGGCTCTCCCCAGCAAGCTAATGATAATCGAATTATAAATGTGGCTTTGCATTTACAAACCAAGAATCCTAGTAGCTATGTTTGTCTGGTGACAAAAGATATAAATATGCGTTTAAAGGCCAAAGGTTCTGGTTTGGAAAATGTTGAAGACTATCGCAAAGATAGAGTAATAGATGATATAGATTTAATGTCCCGTGGTTATGAAACTATTGAGGGGATTTTTGGGATCAGGTGGCCTCGGTAA
- a CDS encoding SDR family oxidoreductase, whose translation MSFSGKVVLITGGGSGMGRLAAQMLAQNGATVAIFDVNSAGMDETAKGFDNIHSWQVDITDANSVTAAVTAVEAQLGAIDRLYNCAAIMPFGKLVEQDNALIHKQMAINYGGLVNITQAVLPGMLARGQGDFISFASMAGLIPMLYTGAYSATKAAVCTFSETLYHENRNSGIRFACVCPPAVNTPLLQQGRDSVWPKMLDDAGEPITPKEVIDAIEACLDKGKFWVYPNKNAKIGAFMRRLFPGLIWKQVHQVEGF comes from the coding sequence ATGTCTTTCTCAGGAAAAGTAGTACTAATTACTGGCGGCGGTAGCGGTATGGGGCGTCTGGCTGCGCAGATGCTGGCGCAAAATGGCGCCACTGTTGCAATATTCGATGTAAATAGCGCTGGAATGGATGAAACTGCTAAGGGTTTTGACAACATTCATAGCTGGCAGGTAGATATCACTGATGCCAACTCAGTCACCGCAGCCGTCACCGCAGTAGAAGCACAACTCGGCGCTATCGACCGACTCTACAACTGCGCTGCGATTATGCCTTTTGGCAAATTAGTAGAACAAGATAATGCGCTTATTCACAAACAAATGGCCATTAATTACGGCGGTCTGGTCAATATCACTCAAGCTGTATTGCCTGGCATGCTAGCGCGCGGCCAAGGGGATTTCATCAGTTTTGCATCAATGGCCGGCTTAATCCCGATGCTTTATACCGGCGCCTATTCTGCCACCAAGGCAGCAGTCTGTACCTTTTCAGAAACGCTTTACCATGAAAACAGGAATAGCGGTATTCGCTTTGCCTGTGTTTGCCCTCCTGCCGTGAACACCCCCTTGCTACAACAGGGCAGAGACAGCGTCTGGCCAAAAATGCTGGATGATGCCGGTGAACCTATCACCCCCAAGGAAGTGATTGATGCCATCGAAGCCTGTTTGGATAAGGGCAAGTTTTGGGTCTACCCCAATAAAAATGCCAAAATCGGGGCCTTTATGCGCCGCTTGTTCCCTGGCCTAATCTGGAAACAAGTCCACCAAGTCGAAGGCTTTTAA
- a CDS encoding HDOD domain-containing protein, with translation MAVAAQHSSLSAQILRPIYALFKDHPAELKMLQSKLSLPAAERIGEESERLALSQIYGLLSEIGIAQGYQDIGLRIGAKLPVGCFGSLSFLMIASATLRDLLDNYCRYYGVIIHGVDMPRWQQLGDELYIDFPLPSQDEIVDIKADLILAGCYSLINHALNYHFFPTRIEVCGSGGEYQHRYADWLNCSTVTFNKPNLRIYAKAELLDKPLPGANHSLCRVFRKELDMFLKQLNTEQTIIDQIQQILATTENLGKVTLTSMASALALGERTFSRQLAEYNVSFRELLANYKSTRAIRLLADGKTVDEVSFYLGFSERAAFDRAFKKWQGVTASRFQEDYQFSGTGDFDINDDAQLPNLPIVANQILDMINAGNYQMDALAAIVERDPSLTTKLLALANSAVYGVAAVATIKEAVVRVFGVDTLRNLALAMLANECFVTNRCSGFSLKKYWLNALATGQLAADVAKLSGCADPGQAYLLGLLHNIGTLLLVQRRPVDMNEVFQQQGLELASLAEICAAEKRLLGVDACSAGATLAAFWNLPRYLAVSIRGLLNDGYQGEASELVHLVAAVEHVVRVLPANGALLSPVQQRLQSVAGLESQQIHDLLAEFRIKLDIIRVAAEQLS, from the coding sequence ATGGCAGTAGCAGCCCAACATAGCAGTCTTAGCGCGCAAATCCTGCGGCCTATTTATGCCTTGTTTAAAGACCATCCTGCTGAATTAAAAATGCTCCAAAGCAAACTCTCGCTGCCTGCCGCGGAACGTATTGGTGAGGAAAGTGAGCGTCTAGCGCTGAGTCAAATTTATGGTTTGTTGAGTGAGATTGGTATCGCTCAGGGTTACCAGGATATCGGTTTGCGTATTGGCGCTAAGCTGCCGGTAGGTTGCTTCGGTTCACTGTCTTTTTTGATGATTGCTTCGGCAACATTGCGGGATTTGCTGGATAACTATTGTCGCTACTATGGGGTCATCATTCATGGTGTGGATATGCCCCGCTGGCAGCAGCTGGGTGATGAGTTGTATATTGATTTTCCGCTTCCCAGCCAGGATGAGATTGTTGATATCAAAGCGGATTTGATTTTGGCTGGCTGTTATAGCTTGATTAATCATGCGCTAAATTATCATTTTTTTCCTACCCGGATCGAGGTGTGCGGTAGCGGCGGCGAATACCAGCATCGTTATGCTGACTGGTTGAATTGCAGCACCGTGACATTTAACAAGCCTAACTTGCGGATTTATGCCAAGGCTGAATTGTTGGATAAACCGTTACCCGGAGCCAACCATTCGCTGTGTCGGGTGTTCAGAAAAGAGCTGGATATGTTTCTCAAACAACTTAATACCGAGCAAACTATTATTGACCAGATACAGCAGATTTTGGCTACCACCGAGAATCTCGGTAAGGTCACATTGACCAGCATGGCTTCGGCGCTGGCGCTGGGGGAGCGCACTTTTTCCAGGCAACTGGCAGAATACAATGTGTCCTTTAGAGAACTATTAGCAAACTACAAAAGCACTCGCGCTATCCGGCTGTTAGCAGATGGTAAAACGGTAGATGAAGTGTCTTTTTACTTGGGGTTTTCCGAGCGCGCAGCATTTGATCGCGCCTTTAAAAAATGGCAGGGCGTTACCGCCTCCCGCTTTCAGGAAGATTACCAATTTAGTGGTACCGGTGATTTTGATATTAATGATGACGCCCAGTTACCCAACCTGCCTATAGTCGCCAATCAAATACTGGATATGATCAATGCTGGTAATTATCAAATGGATGCCTTGGCTGCAATTGTGGAGCGTGACCCGTCCTTGACCACAAAGCTGTTGGCGCTGGCAAATAGCGCGGTGTATGGGGTGGCAGCTGTAGCCACCATAAAAGAGGCTGTGGTGCGTGTATTTGGGGTCGATACGCTGCGCAATCTAGCATTGGCTATGTTGGCCAATGAGTGTTTTGTGACTAACCGCTGCTCCGGGTTTTCCCTCAAAAAATATTGGCTAAATGCCTTGGCGACTGGCCAGTTGGCGGCAGATGTAGCCAAGTTAAGTGGTTGTGCCGACCCGGGGCAAGCATACCTGTTGGGCTTATTACATAATATTGGCACTTTGTTGTTAGTGCAGCGTCGCCCAGTAGACATGAATGAGGTGTTTCAACAGCAGGGTTTGGAGCTAGCGTCGTTAGCCGAGATTTGCGCCGCTGAAAAACGCTTGCTGGGAGTGGATGCGTGTTCTGCCGGAGCGACCTTAGCGGCCTTCTGGAATTTACCACGTTATTTGGCAGTTTCGATTCGTGGTTTATTGAATGATGGTTATCAAGGGGAGGCTAGCGAACTGGTGCATTTGGTGGCGGCGGTGGAGCATGTAGTCAGGGTGTTGCCTGCAAACGGAGCGCTGCTTTCACCTGTGCAGCAGCGTTTGCAAAGTGTTGCCGGCTTAGAGTCGCAACAGATACATGATTTACTGGCTGAGTTCAGGATAAAACTGGACATAATCCGCGTCGCTGCCGAGCAACTCAGTTGA
- a CDS encoding AarF/UbiB family protein — MAIIENALGKPVAELFAQFSTEPMASASVAQVHAATLHTGEEVVVKVIRPGIEKIIQQDIKLLFTIARLLEKYLPDGRRLRPVDVVDDYQHTVLDELDLQHEGANTSQLRRNFENSELLYIPEVHWDFTNRHVLTMERIHGIAVTNIDELKASGVNMPMLAERGVEIFFTQVFRDSFFHADMHPGNIFVSREHPERPQYIGIDCAIIGSLSDSDQYYLARNLLAIFQRDYRLVAELHVECGWIPADTRIHEFESAIRSVCEPIFEKPLGEISFGQLLVYLFQTARRFEMEVQPSLVLLQKTLLNIEGLGRELYPQLNLWDTAQPFLEQWLKDRYAPRGIYKRFSKHIPGWLEQLPHLPDAIMNNLQQSKQFQSISEHQQKTIEQLSLQINRQQRRPYLGIIALLLALAAAGPWLPEQIQQLPEISWAAIALTAIIWLKR, encoded by the coding sequence GTGGCAATTATTGAAAACGCACTGGGTAAACCGGTGGCTGAGCTGTTTGCGCAATTCAGCACTGAACCGATGGCATCGGCGTCTGTTGCTCAGGTTCATGCGGCCACATTGCATACCGGTGAAGAGGTCGTCGTCAAAGTCATTCGGCCTGGCATCGAAAAAATTATTCAACAAGATATCAAACTGCTGTTTACTATTGCCCGCTTACTGGAAAAATATTTACCCGACGGACGCCGACTGCGCCCGGTCGATGTAGTTGATGACTACCAGCATACCGTGCTGGATGAATTAGACCTGCAACACGAAGGCGCCAATACTTCACAACTACGACGCAATTTTGAAAACTCCGAGCTGCTTTATATTCCGGAAGTGCACTGGGACTTTACCAATCGCCACGTGCTCACCATGGAGCGCATACACGGTATTGCCGTTACCAATATCGATGAACTGAAAGCCAGTGGCGTGAATATGCCAATGCTGGCAGAGCGCGGCGTGGAAATATTTTTTACTCAAGTTTTTCGCGACAGTTTTTTCCATGCCGACATGCACCCCGGCAATATTTTTGTTTCCCGCGAGCACCCTGAACGCCCACAATATATTGGTATTGATTGCGCTATTATCGGCAGCCTCAGCGATTCTGACCAATATTATTTAGCCCGCAATCTACTCGCTATTTTTCAACGAGATTATCGCCTGGTAGCAGAGCTGCATGTGGAGTGCGGCTGGATACCCGCAGATACCCGTATCCATGAATTCGAATCCGCCATTCGCAGTGTCTGCGAACCAATTTTTGAAAAACCATTGGGTGAAATTTCCTTCGGCCAACTGCTAGTCTATTTATTTCAAACTGCTCGCCGATTTGAAATGGAGGTGCAGCCTTCGCTAGTGTTACTACAAAAAACTCTGCTGAATATTGAAGGGCTGGGCCGTGAACTTTATCCGCAATTAAATCTCTGGGATACCGCTCAACCCTTTCTGGAGCAATGGCTTAAAGATCGCTATGCTCCACGCGGCATCTACAAACGTTTTAGCAAACACATACCAGGCTGGTTAGAGCAACTTCCGCATTTACCTGATGCGATCATGAATAATTTACAACAAAGCAAACAATTTCAAAGTATCAGTGAACACCAGCAAAAAACCATTGAGCAACTGTCTCTGCAGATTAATAGGCAGCAACGAAGACCCTATTTGGGCATCATCGCCCTACTGCTCGCACTCGCCGCAGCTGGCCCCTGGTTACCGGAACAAATACAACAGCTCCCCGAGATCAGCTGGGCCGCTATCGCACTGACCGCCATCATCTGGCTAAAACGTTAA
- the tatA gene encoding twin-arginine translocase TatA/TatE family subunit — protein sequence MGLGGISIWQLLIILAIVVMLFGTKRLRNLGGDLGAAIKGFRSSIADDDKDKKEDDEASESIDADDTSADKNKQ from the coding sequence ATGGGTTTAGGTGGAATTAGTATTTGGCAATTATTGATCATATTGGCAATTGTCGTCATGTTGTTTGGCACCAAACGCCTGCGTAATTTGGGCGGTGATCTAGGTGCCGCGATCAAAGGCTTTCGCAGTAGCATTGCCGATGATGACAAAGACAAAAAAGAAGATGACGAAGCCAGCGAGAGCATTGATGCTGATGATACCAGCGCTGATAAGAACAAGCAGTAA